The region AAATACAAGAATGGTAATTTTAGGTTTCGGTTTTGTTGTGGTATGTTTGGTTGGGGTCCCATTTTTCGTTTCGGTAAGACAACAAACTCAGGGAATGGATGAAAAAAGGTGATGTATTTTTTTTCTGCCAAAGAAAAGAAGCTGAACGTATATGGGTCAATCTTTTCCCTTGAGGGTTTTGTGATTTGGTATCCATATAAATATTTAACTCTAGAATAGAATCCGTATTCACCCGATTCCAACTTCTGGAAGGTTTTCGATTTTGTTTGGGAAATGAATTTGATATTGGCATTATCAAATTCCATGGGCAAAATTCCTTCATATCCCCCCTCCCCTTCGATGATCACTTCAAAGTAAGCAGTCTCAGCTTCATGCACTTGTTTTTGTGTTGGAATCAAATTAAGCTTAAAATTGCCAATCGCACCTGTAAAGGAAACAGGCGCTCCTTTAGGAAGATCCATTACAATTACTTTTGCTGGAGTTGTTTCGACTGTTTCTTGTAAGGAATTGAACCGAAGACTATCACCAGTGATAAATTTTGTCTTACCAATGGAATATGTGCCTGACTTAAGTGCTGTTAGGCCATAGATCTCCTTTGAGAAAACTAGTGTTTTTCGTAGAATTTGATTTCTTACGATTTCTGGCTCAATTTGTACGGTTACTTGTCTTAAAGTTTCCGAGAGAAAGAAGGGGAATGCGATGGATTGGTTTGGATCCCTTTCTAAGAAAGGTTGTCTGTATTGGTTATAATATAAAACATAGTAACCAACAATCGGTTCACCTTTATAAAAGACGGATTTATTCGTATGAAAAGTTACTTCTGGTTTTTCTTCTGGAGCTGGCTCATCTATATCAAAAGAAAATGGATTTAGAAATTGATTCTGAGAGTTCTTTGATCTTTTTTTTACTTGGAAGGTAATTGGAGGTGATGTGTATTGTTTTTTGTCATACTCGACAGTGATTTCAGGTAATTGAAACGTCCCTTCCCTTTCTGTATCTACATAGAAGTTGATGATTTGTGATTTTGATACC is a window of Leptospira sp. WS60.C2 DNA encoding:
- a CDS encoding BatD family protein, with the translated sequence MKNFGKKSFAIFTFFLFNVSSLLAADVEFFFHPNEFTLGEVAKLEVKAYGDKPFRTLQTNIKKNGVRVRYVGSGTETQIINFKVSKSQIINFYVDTEREGTFQLPEITVEYDKKQYTSPPITFQVKKRSKNSQNQFLNPFSFDIDEPAPEEKPEVTFHTNKSVFYKGEPIVGYYVLYYNQYRQPFLERDPNQSIAFPFFLSETLRQVTVQIEPEIVRNQILRKTLVFSKEIYGLTALKSGTYSIGKTKFITGDSLRFNSLQETVETTPAKVIVMDLPKGAPVSFTGAIGNFKLNLIPTQKQVHEAETAYFEVIIEGEGGYEGILPMEFDNANIKFISQTKSKTFQKLESGEYGFYSRVKYLYGYQITKPSREKIDPYTFSFFSLAEKKYITFFHPFPEFVVLPKRKMGPQPNIPQQNRNLKLPFLYLVLLAGIGIIGYLGLKRYIFQKEVSSFIEMVESLGKKRNFFLSESLGRKGVPEADSLWFTELISKDQGKTFAEIYTHLSKEERNRVIQIKNKIQSKE